Within the Pseudorasbora parva isolate DD20220531a chromosome 15, ASM2467924v1, whole genome shotgun sequence genome, the region TATTAGGGCTGTAAACGATTAATCGAGATTAATCGGATCcaagtttgtgtttatataatatatgtgtgtgtgtactgtgtataattattatgtatatttgaatgcacaatcatatatatatatatatatatatatatatatatatatatatatatatatatataagaaaaatTTGCatcaaaatacagttttttacatgtatatgtatatatatataatttatattacataaaaatattcatattttatatagaaattgaacaaatagttttaaaatatattcatggatgtgtgtgtatttataaatgcataattatacacagtacacacacattttatctaaacacaaacttttattttggatgcgattaatcccGATTGATCGTTTACAGCCCTAATCTATATTTTAATTTTGGAATGAGAACATTGGTGATtagtaaattttatttttaagtggcACTTACAGTCCTCCATCAGCTCATTTTTAATAGATGACAGGAAAAGCCGGCAGAGTAAATTGTGAAGATAAAATCCAGAAAAATCTTCTCTATTTTACCTGTAATTTAGACTTTAAAAAAGCGAAtaaatgcatatgaaaaatattataattacagCACCATTATATGGCATCATTGTTCAACAACTACACTGTATAAAGATCAAGGTCTGATGGCTCACAAAAAACGTGACTAAGTACACTTCCGGCATCTCAGTTTTAAAAACCCAaggaaatacaaataattaatgGGCTAATACTGTCACAATATACATTTTCCCTTTCCCCAGTCACTGACAGATGCCAGTCTCCACATGGTGCGCTTGATTGTCACTCTTTGTTAGAGTATTATTGTTTGTGTCTTTGGTATGTAACGGTTAGAAGTGTTCTTTTGCTAATTGTTAGTTGCTAATTTTGATTTGTGGTAAAGATGCACTTCTTAAACTTGCTCTCTCTCCTTCTTCCTTCTGCTCTACCTCTATTGGTGAGCTGGCCATCCTCCAGAGAATTTCCCTTATTAACTAGCTCGAACTGCTGAAGCATTGACTCCAGAAAGAGCATGATATTGATTTGAGGTGACTGAGAAAAAACCAGCTTGCATGGAGGAatggattttcatttttttcataagCCTCGAGAAACGTATATAATATAGTcggtttcaaaaaataatacaatggcCCAGAGCTGAATCTAAAAAGTTTGTTTGATTGAAAAATTGGCGACGTCGCGCCACAACGGTTCAAGTCACTGCAGTCTAGTCTTGAAGTTCTTTGGCTTGAGAAGTGAATTTTGTAATTAAGGCACTTGTTTTGGAAGCTCTCCATGAGACGCGCAAACCGAGGGCAAGACCGCTCATTGTCCTGAGGGACAACAGGCGGATGGAGAAAGGAAGGATGTACAGCAGACTGGAGGTGGTTTAGGGTCTGTCCCACTGCCTGAAGCTTTGGAGGATTGTGGGTTTTCACAGTTGGAGATGTTTTATCCTCACACGATAGCACAACAGCTCCTGCAGGCCGCGCAGCTCCGCTTTTGTTTCTTAGGGCTGAAGATTGTCAGGATGGCCTCATCAAACACTGTCTTTAGTCCCTTCTGAGTCAGTGCTGAACACTCCAGATAGCACTGGGCTCCAATCTGTGGACAACAATACACAATATTATAACAAAATACTCAGGTTAAAAGGTAGTTTACTCAAATactctgtcattatttactcaccttcatgttgttccaaacctgtatgacttttttcCATAGAACACAAAAGGCAATCAAGCTCCTAAAATGATCATCAAGCAGGCTTTAAAATTTGTCTTCTAATAATCCTGTTTTTTCACAAAGTTTAGCCTTGAATATTTGGTTATCATTCACTCTCACTGAATGTAAAAAAGCAGCTCAAACATTctgttaaacatattttttacataaagaaagtcatacaggcctggaatgacatgagggtgagagaatttacattttcgggtgaactaatcctttaagtgcATTGCTACACAGTGGTGACAGTTTATGAGTCatgctttctgtttttttgaaaCCTGGACAGATCAAGAACAAACAACattccccaggaactaggaactttggggtggtactcagTGTTTTTcaaccgcaggaaccagggtctaaatgaagttctgggtaaatatttccccctccataCGGctctgctcgcgaggtagtaatttttcaaagttcaggaactatCGAGGTTGGGACttggtttagctcacgcagcattttatttcaaccagcatttttaatattctttttgcgaggttcgttttGATGGGACGCATTcgcctcagccatctcacgGTCAATGTTCGTATTGCTGATAATaacacattgtcattttaaatctagctttacaagctttcagaATACGCTTTAGGAGTAGCGCTCTTTTCCGCTGTTTTGTTAAAAACCTCTTTAGTGAAccaatacataaccagcaaaagcagcacagcttgaatctcctcTATACTTGTTATTGTTGTAGACAGTGTCGTGCAAAACTGTCCGTCGCTGACTGGAAGGAGCAGTCGGTAGTCGGCAGACAGTAGCAGAtctggggggaaaaaagtttcccggtacaaattgttctgggtaattttggtggaaaggGGCTAATGTCCCCCTCAGAAAGTCCCTGCTCACGAGGTAGtgctttttcaaagttcaggaactttcggaGGTGGGAATTGTGCTCTGGACATGCTGACTGGTTGATTTCACgtagcattttgattggttgaagtattttatttcattttatttcaagatattttattttatctaatCAACAATGCAGTTTAAAAAAGGGACCGATGGACAGACAATGAGGTTCAGGATTTATCAAGTTTATATGCAGAGGACGAAATCTAGTGGGAACTGGAAAGTCTTGTGCAGTCCTACGTCAGTGGACTAATTTGCCTTATCTTCATTACATTAGACCGCGATGGAAATGCAGACCGCAACAGGACTGGGGGAAAAGTTCCTGGCACAAAATTTTCCGTGTAATTTCGGTGGAAACGCAGCTTAAGCCAAACCACCAAAAGTATGAAGATTCCATCACCTCTCGGGCTAGTTTGAGGCCTTGTTCATAGGTCAGTGGCTTTTCCTTCATCTGGAGCAAACGTGCCAGTGTCTTTGGGTCATCTCGCAAGTCAATCTGAATGAAACAGAACAAAAGTTCAATAAATGAATTGCcggttttactttaaaaaatgccAGAATGTTCTGGGATCTTTTCCCAGTATCAAGCTCCTCTACAGTCCTTAAATATCCAGATTGTTTAGTTGATCTGATGACTAATCTTAATATTTAATCTAAtaataaattacttttattattaataataatattatattagaataataatatactattattatattattattgagCTGATAATATAAACACAACAGCACTATTTTcaattataataaaactaaatttaatttgatctgtaaataaaatataaacatttttatgaataaaaataaataaataaatcatatcgTCTTAAGAAACTCTTGCACCTGTGTTCCAATGAGGATGTAGGGCACATGAGGCATGCAGGATTTGAGCTCCGGGACCCATTCCTCTTGGACATTGTGATAGGAAGCTGGATTCACAACGGAGAAGCAGATGAGAAAGACATCTGTGTTGGGGTAAGAGAGGGGCCGCAGCTGATTATAATCCTCCTATAACAAATGACAAAGACGAAATTGATGAGTGAAGTAAGTCTAATTGggaaaaactaaatataatataaagagGGCAGATAATTAAGTTTAAGGTTAAAGCTTCTAAAGCTTCAGTGTTTCCAACTCTTTTTCAGCCACAATCTGTCAGGCTCAATTTACATAAcagtataaatatatttactgataataataagaaatgttaaat harbors:
- the rhoj gene encoding rho-related GTP-binding protein RhoJ, whose protein sequence is MPTLSSKSRQNAVEAVEDGGSNSNPIDTMTKKMLKCVVVGDGAVGKTCLLMSYANDAFPEEYVPTVFDHYAVNVTVSGRQHLLGLYDTAGQEDYNQLRPLSYPNTDVFLICFSVVNPASYHNVQEEWVPELKSCMPHVPYILIGTQIDLRDDPKTLARLLQMKEKPLTYEQGLKLAREIGAQCYLECSALTQKGLKTVFDEAILTIFSPKKQKRSCAACRSCCAIV